In one Lolium rigidum isolate FL_2022 chromosome 3, APGP_CSIRO_Lrig_0.1, whole genome shotgun sequence genomic region, the following are encoded:
- the LOC124697918 gene encoding transcription factor PCL1-like, whose amino-acid sequence MGSEAGGYDFDFLGGGGGDEYEGRVAEWEAGLPGCDELTPLSQPLVPPGLAAAFRIPPEPGRTLLDVHRASSATVSRLRSSGSGSSPSGPNAPGGGGGGSFPSFSKGAGGDGNTNNSAESAGEKTAAKRARLVWTPQLHKRFVDVVAHLGIKHAVPKSIMQLMNVDGLSRENVASHLQKYRLYVARMQGSASSDRPSPSDDHIFASTPVPREPVPAAPMPPAVYHHPAPMTMGGITGGGHSGYYQHQQHAVYNGYGGGGGHSYPHYHHGDR is encoded by the coding sequence ATGGGGTCGGAGGCGGGCGGGTACGATTTTGacttcctcggcggcggcgggggcgacgAGTACGAGGGGCGGGTGGCGGAGTGGGAGGCGGGGCTGCCGGGGTGCGACGAGCTGACCCCGCTCTCGCAGCCGCTGGTCCCGCCGGGGCTCGCCGCCGCGTTCCGCATCCCGCCCGAGCCGGGGCGGACCCTTCTCGACGTGCACCGCGCGTCCTCCGCCACCGTCTCCCGCCTCCGCTCCTCGGGCTCCGGCTCCTCCCCCTCCGGCCCCAacgcccccggcggcggcggcggcggctccttccCCTCCTTCTCCAAgggggccggcggcgacggcaacACCAACAACTCGGCGGAGTCGGCGGGGGAGAAGACCGCCGCGAAGCGGGCGCGGCTGGTGTGGacgccgcagctgcacaagcggTTCGTGGACGTGGTGGCGCACCTGGGCATCAAGCACGCCGTGCCCAAGTCCATCATGCAGCTCATGAACGTCGACGGCCTCAGCCGCGAGAACGTCGCCAGCCACCTGCAGAAGTACCGACTCTACGTCGCCAGGATGCAGGGCAGCGCATCCAGCGACCGCCCCTCGCCCTCCGACGACCACATCTTCGCATCCACCCCGGTTCCCCGCGAGCCCGTGCCCGCCGCGCCCATGCCCCCGGCCGTCTACCACCACCCGGCGCCCATGACCATGGGCGGCATCACCGGCGGCGGCCACAGTGGATACTACCAGCACCAGCAGCACGCAGTCTACAACGgatacggcggcggtggcggccactcCTACCCGCACTACCACCACGGCGACCGGTAA
- the LOC124697917 gene encoding protein translocase subunit SecA-like, whose protein sequence is MAMASRRALHLLTSSRGISSTPHLASLGWFDKIKTTVTDKIKTTITGHDESLSSFTLLKYADAMGRMPKDSFAATFKNSHKAAAAAAAHERHSAVLRYLGAIDPTGEKLKTSDKISASEHCKCSVADVENALAKYTWAREAHKVALKFKEEGKPIPRSQSEIQKHMDKTPLDFFRSNLAKSDQISRNALCPCGSRKRYKRCCGAA, encoded by the exons atggcaatggcgtcacgCCGCGCCCTCCACCTCCTAACTTCTTCCCGGGGCATCTCCTCGACCCCGCATCTTGCATCCCTCGGCTGGTTCGACAAGATCAAGACCACCGTCACCGACAAGATCAAGACCACCATCACCGGCCATGACGAATCCTTGAGCTCCTTCACGCTCCTCA AGTACGCGGATGCGATGGGCAGGATGCCGAAGGACTCCTTCGCAGCGACCTTCAAGAACTCCcacaaggccgccgccgccgccgccgcccacgagaGGCACTCCGCCGTGCTCCGTTACCTCGGCGCCATCGACCCAACCGGCGAG AAACTGAAAACCAGCGACAAAATTAGTGCCAGCGAGCACTGCAAGTGCAGCGTCGCCGACGTGGAGAACGCACTGGCCAAGTACACGTGGGCGAGAGAGGCGCACAAGGTTGCGTTGAAGTTCAAAGAGGAAGGGAAGCCCATTCCAAGGTCGCAGAGTGAG ATTCAAAAGCATATGGACAAGACGCCGTTGGACTTTTTCAGATCTAACCTGGCAAAGAGTGATCAAATAAGCAGGAATGCTCTTTGCCCATGCGGTTCAAGGAAACGATATAAAAG